From the genome of Colwellia psychrerythraea 34H, one region includes:
- a CDS encoding TonB-dependent receptor: protein MQQFRFSLLAVACASALFSGFISANEQNKSAEAVQEKKLKNKDVELITVYGRQNQVVMNSGLATKSNMSLMETPAAVVIVDEELINAQGVNNLQDLVRNISGVTQAGNNYGIGDNIVIRGLGANYTYDGMYGGAGLGNTFNPTRSLTNVESVEVLKGPATGLYGMGSAGGVINLIEKKPEFISSHEITAELGQWDTFALSIDSTGGLTDKLAYRIVAKSARSDGYRDIGTDRDEIYSSLKYVFDERQDLMLSASYIKDAIAVDSVGHPIRIYNAESVGGKTAGEVSWQDLINDPEGKGIQLSDAQRQQLAGSLADSDGLTPYEFGHNGIISPMAKDNEGEELRFKLTHNYFFNDNLFLNQQLQYRDYTSGFARQTGAYNYVYWNRGGTINANPRAPLVEDDVLYPFAARRQEYRKVEADETSLQYFADLRYDFEFAGIDNELLLNANYEDRDIRFKQHSIYDADKVLTNKAGDVTYQGTLPYIYDIRNPNWAEGSFEDHDPLMTSNYNKKVSAWGVGVQHVGYFGYGFSTRVGVAFNEIKQSYEHFGVDARYRASAAAPTSEADTNDDGITYNLGVTYMPTDDLSFFINHSKGRTAYSMLGGVKGDGSDRLDSESMSDDLGMRIKAFDDQMLTSIVFFKSSRTNLQYSNPEYDDGVSTPNVPKSFFDGKEETTGVELDMNAHLNERWMININGVYQDARDKKDPNRSSYDTRQKGVPYVTASTWVTYSADIFSLASPIDLSLGGKYVDDRSTNTSSFGIPDGYVQSYTVVDSAVSYQAESWKLQLNINNLFDEVYYNKAMFLGGMPGEERNAKLTFSYQI, encoded by the coding sequence GTGCAACAATTTCGTTTTTCACTACTTGCTGTCGCATGTGCATCAGCACTTTTTTCTGGTTTTATTTCTGCTAACGAGCAAAATAAATCAGCGGAAGCAGTGCAAGAAAAAAAATTGAAAAACAAGGATGTAGAACTTATCACTGTCTATGGAAGACAAAACCAAGTGGTTATGAATTCAGGCTTAGCAACCAAGTCAAATATGTCGTTAATGGAAACACCAGCGGCTGTGGTGATCGTAGATGAAGAGCTAATTAACGCGCAAGGTGTTAATAACCTACAAGACTTAGTGCGTAATATTAGTGGTGTTACTCAAGCGGGAAACAATTATGGCATTGGTGATAACATAGTTATTCGAGGGCTTGGTGCTAACTATACTTATGATGGTATGTACGGTGGAGCAGGGCTTGGCAATACCTTTAACCCAACGCGCTCGTTAACTAATGTTGAATCTGTCGAGGTACTTAAAGGCCCTGCGACTGGCTTGTATGGCATGGGTAGTGCCGGTGGTGTCATTAATTTAATTGAAAAAAAACCTGAGTTTATTAGCAGCCATGAGATCACCGCTGAACTAGGACAATGGGATACATTTGCATTAAGTATTGATAGCACTGGCGGATTAACGGATAAATTGGCTTATCGTATTGTAGCAAAGTCTGCACGCAGTGATGGTTATCGCGATATTGGCACAGACCGTGATGAGATTTACAGTTCACTCAAATATGTTTTTGATGAACGCCAAGATTTAATGTTATCTGCTTCGTATATAAAAGATGCTATTGCCGTTGATTCTGTTGGTCATCCTATTCGTATTTATAATGCCGAGTCGGTGGGTGGTAAAACTGCTGGCGAAGTAAGTTGGCAAGATTTGATTAACGACCCTGAAGGTAAAGGCATTCAACTTAGTGATGCTCAGCGACAGCAATTAGCGGGGTCTTTAGCTGATAGTGATGGTTTAACTCCGTATGAATTCGGTCATAATGGCATCATTTCACCCATGGCTAAAGATAATGAAGGTGAAGAGTTAAGGTTTAAGTTAACTCATAATTACTTTTTCAACGATAACCTTTTTTTAAATCAGCAATTACAGTACCGCGATTATACTTCTGGCTTTGCGCGTCAAACCGGTGCTTATAATTATGTTTATTGGAACCGTGGTGGCACTATCAATGCCAATCCTCGCGCACCTTTAGTTGAAGATGATGTACTTTATCCCTTTGCTGCTCGCCGACAAGAATATCGAAAAGTTGAAGCGGATGAAACGTCTTTGCAGTATTTTGCAGATTTACGCTATGACTTCGAGTTTGCTGGCATCGACAATGAATTATTGTTAAACGCCAACTATGAAGATAGAGATATCCGTTTTAAACAACATTCAATATATGATGCCGATAAGGTACTTACAAATAAAGCGGGTGACGTGACTTACCAAGGCACTTTACCTTATATTTACGACATTCGTAATCCTAATTGGGCTGAAGGTTCATTTGAAGATCATGATCCCTTGATGACCAGTAACTATAATAAAAAAGTTAGTGCATGGGGTGTTGGAGTTCAACATGTGGGTTACTTTGGTTATGGTTTCTCTACCCGCGTAGGCGTGGCATTTAACGAAATTAAACAAAGCTATGAACATTTTGGTGTTGATGCACGCTATCGTGCTAGTGCCGCAGCGCCGACATCTGAAGCAGATACTAATGATGATGGTATTACCTACAATTTAGGTGTGACTTATATGCCGACCGATGATCTCTCTTTCTTCATTAATCACTCAAAAGGTCGAACCGCCTACAGTATGTTAGGTGGTGTGAAAGGTGATGGCTCTGATCGATTAGACTCTGAATCGATGAGTGATGATTTAGGTATGCGTATTAAAGCCTTTGATGATCAAATGTTAACTTCTATCGTTTTCTTTAAAAGTTCTCGTACAAACTTGCAGTATTCAAATCCTGAGTACGATGATGGCGTGTCAACGCCGAATGTGCCAAAAAGTTTTTTTGATGGTAAAGAAGAAACGACCGGTGTTGAGTTAGATATGAATGCTCATCTGAATGAGCGTTGGATGATCAATATCAATGGTGTTTATCAAGATGCTCGCGATAAGAAAGATCCAAACCGAAGTAGTTATGATACTCGTCAAAAGGGCGTTCCTTATGTAACGGCCAGTACTTGGGTAACTTATAGCGCAGATATATTTTCACTTGCTAGCCCAATAGATCTCAGTTTGGGGGGTAAATATGTTGATGATCGTAGTACAAATACGAGCTCCTTTGGTATTCCTGATGGTTACGTGCAAAGTTATACTGTGGTTGATTCTGCTGTAAGTTATCAGGCGGAAAGTTGGAAGCTACAATTGAACATTAATAACCTGTTCGATGAAGTTTACTATAACAAAGCAATGTTCTTGGGTGGTATGCCTGGCGAAGAACGTAATGCTAAACTGACCTTTAGTTATCAAATATAA
- a CDS encoding metal-dependent hydrolase family protein, whose protein sequence is MKVTTLIGLTLSTLVSTQLSAKTQVIHAGEVLTVPGKAPLTKQTIVIKDGVITSLKSGFVPVNKIDKQAQLIDLTKSFVMPGLMDMHVHLQGELGPKNDSEKLRMSDSDKLVKSAYFANKTLLAGFTTVRDLGGSPEQSYALRDGIAKGYLQGPRIIAAGSNVAVTGGHGDVDGMNPALLEMHTAKTVCDGPYDCRRATRRAIKFGADVIKITSTGGVLSDTDTGTGQQMADDELREVIDSAHALGRKVASHAHAAAGINAALRAGVDSIEHGSYANEESIKLFKKTGAYLVPTLMAGDTVVALAKNTNFMSPAISAKAIRVGGDMIENFKRSYKSGVKIAYGTDSGVSKHGDNGKEAVLMFNAGMTAQDILKSATVNAADLIGKSESLGTIEAGKIADIIAMDNSPLKDMKELLDVDFVMKSGVIVKQQ, encoded by the coding sequence ATGAAAGTAACTACGCTTATTGGACTTACCCTCTCCACTTTAGTATCAACTCAACTATCAGCAAAAACCCAAGTAATTCATGCGGGTGAAGTGTTAACAGTGCCTGGAAAAGCGCCATTAACTAAACAAACCATTGTCATTAAAGATGGCGTTATCACCTCACTGAAATCAGGCTTTGTTCCAGTCAATAAAATAGATAAACAAGCACAGTTAATTGATTTAACTAAGAGCTTTGTTATGCCCGGCCTTATGGATATGCATGTGCATTTACAAGGTGAATTAGGTCCTAAAAATGACAGTGAAAAACTCAGGATGTCAGATTCTGACAAGTTAGTGAAAAGTGCCTACTTTGCTAATAAAACCCTACTGGCTGGCTTTACTACCGTTAGAGATTTAGGTGGCAGCCCAGAGCAAAGCTATGCGTTACGCGATGGTATTGCTAAAGGTTACTTACAAGGCCCAAGAATAATAGCCGCAGGGAGTAATGTTGCCGTAACAGGCGGTCATGGTGATGTTGATGGCATGAACCCTGCGTTGTTAGAAATGCATACGGCTAAAACTGTCTGTGATGGTCCTTACGATTGTCGCCGCGCTACCCGCCGTGCGATAAAATTTGGTGCAGATGTTATTAAAATAACCTCTACAGGCGGTGTCTTATCAGACACTGATACTGGTACAGGTCAGCAAATGGCGGATGATGAACTAAGAGAAGTCATTGATTCTGCCCATGCATTAGGTAGAAAAGTAGCCAGTCATGCCCATGCTGCAGCAGGCATAAACGCAGCATTAAGAGCCGGTGTTGATAGCATTGAACATGGCAGTTACGCCAATGAAGAAAGCATTAAACTGTTCAAGAAAACAGGTGCTTACTTAGTACCTACCTTGATGGCTGGCGATACTGTGGTAGCCTTAGCTAAAAATACTAACTTTATGTCGCCAGCGATCAGCGCCAAGGCCATTCGCGTAGGTGGCGATATGATCGAAAACTTTAAACGTTCATACAAGTCAGGTGTAAAAATTGCCTATGGCACTGACAGTGGTGTATCTAAACATGGTGATAATGGTAAAGAAGCAGTACTCATGTTTAACGCCGGTATGACCGCTCAAGATATTTTAAAGTCAGCTACCGTTAATGCTGCTGACTTAATTGGTAAATCTGAGTCGTTAGGCACCATAGAAGCAGGTAAAATCGCCGATATTATTGCCATGGATAACAGTCCATTAAAAGATATGAAAGAATTGCTTGATGTTGATTTTGTTATGAAATCTGGTGTTATCGTTAAACAGCAATAA
- a CDS encoding CBS domain-containing protein gives MKNLQLFDLDLIDNIISPEDFNQTSLMSPATDIFTDFKKHKALIIEDETPAGEALKLMVKTHVRMKIVMSKDNDFMGIISTKELNEQTIVTAIAKGSERHEVLVSDLMVLRSDLHAFDFNELENATVNDVVNVLENYGLRHCLVLDREHHHIRGVISSSDIARKLHLPIDIYSKTSFSHVFKVIHG, from the coding sequence ATGAAAAATTTACAATTATTTGATTTAGATTTAATAGACAACATTATCTCACCAGAAGATTTTAACCAGACTTCTTTGATGTCCCCAGCAACCGATATTTTTACAGACTTTAAAAAACATAAGGCGTTAATTATTGAAGATGAAACCCCCGCAGGTGAAGCATTAAAATTGATGGTAAAGACTCACGTTCGAATGAAAATTGTGATGTCAAAAGACAATGATTTTATGGGGATAATTAGCACTAAAGAATTAAACGAGCAGACAATAGTTACTGCTATTGCCAAAGGAAGTGAACGACATGAAGTATTGGTGAGTGATTTAATGGTGTTAAGAAGTGACTTACATGCATTTGATTTTAATGAGCTAGAAAATGCAACGGTTAATGATGTTGTTAATGTATTAGAGAATTATGGATTACGTCATTGCTTAGTTTTAGACAGAGAACACCACCATATTCGAGGTGTGATCTCTTCTAGTGATATTGCGAGAAAATTACATTTACCTATAGATATTTATTCAAAAACGTCATTCAGCCACGTGTTTAAAGTGATTCATGGATAG
- a CDS encoding HPF/RaiA family ribosome-associated protein: MMVTTTFRHKTQDYQLKSYVNKIVENLTFYTDLINCIQVTFETDSCRKGNAKYGCHISIHLLGKKNIDIKVISNYARDAFDLAFNQLSNRLKNSVRHKKIADHS; the protein is encoded by the coding sequence ATGATGGTTACAACCACTTTTCGTCATAAAACTCAGGATTATCAATTGAAATCCTATGTTAATAAAATTGTAGAAAACCTGACTTTTTATACTGATTTGATTAACTGTATACAAGTAACGTTTGAAACTGATAGCTGTAGAAAAGGCAATGCTAAATATGGTTGCCATATATCAATACACTTACTTGGTAAAAAAAACATCGATATAAAAGTAATTTCTAACTATGCAAGAGATGCATTCGATCTGGCATTTAATCAATTAAGTAACAGGTTAAAAAACTCAGTCCGGCATAAAAAAATCGCTGACCATTCGTAG
- a CDS encoding EAL and HDOD domain-containing protein, whose product MKNTYIARQAILNEKLETIGYELLFRDSLDNKFPDIEQDVASSKLIIQNHIHGDIQKISMGKLAFINFTENSLIHKFPLMFDKDTIVIELVGHEKPTKKLLKIIKFYYHKGYKIALTEYDLAPHWDVLFPYIDIVKVDIGKINTKRLLPAVTRMKLFNVAIAAEKVETKHQKQTLVEVGFNYFQGYFYHQPEIIAGQALAPVKTQMLQLLSETFNYPLNYETVAEIISHDVNLTVGLLKMVNNVATGTRVEITSLKQAAAYLGEDKLRQFVSILALSKLTSDTTDEVCKQALITGKMMFALSDKGVFKSVSDFAFITGLLSAIEVMLSMPMAEIVKTMPLAQPIESALVKHAGLLGQLLDLTTSYILGHENLTTNGNLNESLQQYSLDQTVVQEEFLKASEWCQSLNIDNL is encoded by the coding sequence ATGAAAAATACTTACATAGCTAGACAAGCTATCTTAAATGAAAAACTAGAAACCATAGGCTATGAATTATTATTTAGAGATAGTCTGGATAATAAATTTCCTGATATTGAGCAAGATGTCGCTAGCTCAAAGTTAATTATTCAAAACCATATTCATGGTGATATTCAAAAAATTAGTATGGGCAAATTAGCTTTTATTAATTTCACTGAAAATTCTTTAATTCATAAATTTCCATTAATGTTTGATAAAGACACTATCGTCATTGAATTGGTAGGGCATGAAAAACCTACTAAGAAATTGTTAAAAATAATAAAGTTTTATTACCACAAGGGTTATAAAATTGCGTTAACTGAATATGACTTAGCACCACATTGGGATGTATTGTTTCCTTACATTGATATAGTGAAAGTCGATATAGGCAAAATAAACACCAAGCGTTTATTGCCTGCTGTCACTCGAATGAAACTATTTAATGTCGCTATAGCTGCTGAAAAAGTAGAAACAAAACACCAAAAACAAACACTGGTAGAAGTTGGATTTAACTATTTTCAAGGCTATTTTTATCATCAGCCTGAAATCATAGCAGGCCAAGCACTGGCTCCAGTAAAAACACAGATGTTACAACTATTAAGCGAAACATTTAATTATCCGCTTAATTATGAAACGGTGGCTGAAATAATAAGTCACGATGTCAATTTAACCGTTGGTTTATTAAAAATGGTTAATAATGTTGCAACAGGTACAAGAGTAGAAATAACCTCATTAAAACAAGCTGCAGCATATTTAGGTGAAGATAAGTTAAGGCAGTTTGTATCTATTTTAGCGCTATCTAAACTTACGTCTGATACGACAGATGAAGTATGTAAACAAGCACTTATCACAGGAAAAATGATGTTTGCTTTAAGTGATAAAGGCGTATTTAAATCAGTGAGCGATTTTGCCTTTATCACTGGGTTGTTAAGTGCAATCGAAGTAATGCTGTCAATGCCTATGGCTGAAATAGTTAAAACAATGCCATTAGCTCAGCCAATTGAGAGTGCGTTAGTTAAACATGCTGGGTTACTTGGTCAATTACTGGATCTGACGACTAGTTATATATTAGGCCATGAAAACTTAACGACGAATGGTAATTTAAATGAAAGTTTACAACAATATTCACTCGACCAAACGGTGGTACAGGAAGAGTTCTTAAAAGCTAGCGAATGGTGTCAAAGCTTGAATATTGATAACTTATAA
- a CDS encoding NADP-dependent isocitrate dehydrogenase, with protein sequence MSSKIIYTYTDEAPLLATCSLLPIIKTFAASADIDIELKDISLASRVLSAFSDILPADQQVPDTLAELGALTHHPDTNIIKLPNISASIPQLKDVISELQAQGYAIPDYPESPKTDEDRSNEAKYSKTLGSAVNPVLREGNSDRRAPPSVKAFARKNPHSMGKWSQASRTHVSHMHSGDFYASEKCMTMDKACDVKIEFVAKDDGAVTVLKEKTSLQAGEIIDSMFMSKKILCEFLEQEMEDARETGVMFSFHVKATMMKVSHPIVFGHAVKVYYKDLFAKHAETFEKLGVNANDGVSSIYEKVKQLPESWREEILADLHACYEKRPELAMVDSAKGISNLHTPNEVIVDASMPAMIRAGGKMWGPDGKLKDTKAVMPESTFARIYQEIINFCKTHGAFDPTTMGTVPNVGLMAQKAEEYGSHDKTFEVQGDGCIRIVDDEGKTLLTMDVEEGDIWRMCQVKDAPIQDWVKLAVARAKLSDTPAVFWLDEYRPHEAELIKKVKLYLKDHDLTGLDIQIMSQTRAMRYTLERILRGGDTISVTGNILRDYLTDLFPILELGTSAKMLSIVPLMAGGGLFETGAGGSAPKHVKQLIEENHLRWDSLGEFLAISASLEDLGIKQDSAKAKLLAKTLDQATAELLENGKSPSRKTGELDNRGSHFYLALYWAKALAEQTEDTELQHHFAPLAQSLTENEAAIVSDLTTDQWHSVDIGGYYKADAKKIIEIMRPSKCFNEVLAAFK encoded by the coding sequence ATGAGTTCAAAAATAATTTACACCTATACCGATGAAGCACCACTGCTAGCGACCTGCTCGTTACTGCCGATTATTAAAACTTTTGCAGCATCTGCAGACATAGATATTGAACTAAAAGATATATCTCTTGCGTCTAGGGTTTTATCTGCCTTCTCCGATATTTTACCTGCAGATCAACAAGTACCTGATACATTAGCCGAACTAGGTGCCTTAACTCACCACCCTGATACTAATATCATCAAACTCCCCAATATCAGTGCTTCAATTCCTCAACTAAAAGACGTTATCAGTGAATTACAAGCACAAGGTTACGCTATTCCTGATTATCCAGAATCGCCAAAAACAGATGAAGATAGATCAAATGAAGCTAAATATTCAAAAACCTTAGGCAGTGCGGTAAATCCAGTACTTCGTGAGGGTAATTCTGACCGCCGCGCTCCACCGTCGGTGAAAGCTTTTGCCAGAAAAAATCCACATTCCATGGGTAAGTGGAGTCAAGCATCAAGAACCCATGTATCGCACATGCATTCAGGCGATTTTTATGCCAGTGAAAAGTGTATGACTATGGATAAAGCCTGTGATGTAAAAATTGAGTTTGTCGCTAAAGATGATGGTGCAGTGACGGTATTAAAAGAAAAAACCTCACTTCAGGCAGGTGAAATCATTGACAGTATGTTTATGAGTAAAAAGATCCTCTGTGAATTCTTAGAGCAAGAGATGGAAGATGCGAGAGAAACCGGGGTGATGTTCTCCTTCCATGTCAAAGCGACCATGATGAAAGTATCGCATCCCATTGTGTTTGGCCACGCGGTTAAAGTTTATTATAAAGATTTGTTTGCTAAGCACGCTGAAACCTTTGAAAAATTAGGTGTTAATGCCAATGATGGTGTCAGCAGTATCTATGAAAAAGTAAAACAATTGCCTGAATCTTGGCGTGAAGAAATATTGGCCGACTTACATGCTTGTTATGAAAAACGTCCTGAATTAGCAATGGTCGACTCAGCTAAAGGTATTTCAAACTTACATACCCCAAATGAGGTTATTGTCGATGCTTCAATGCCTGCGATGATTAGAGCGGGCGGAAAAATGTGGGGGCCTGATGGTAAATTGAAAGATACTAAGGCGGTGATGCCAGAGAGTACTTTTGCAAGAATTTACCAGGAAATCATTAACTTTTGTAAAACTCACGGGGCATTTGATCCTACAACCATGGGAACCGTGCCAAACGTAGGATTAATGGCTCAAAAAGCAGAAGAATATGGTTCACATGATAAGACATTCGAAGTACAGGGGGATGGTTGTATTCGCATTGTTGATGACGAAGGAAAAACGTTATTAACCATGGATGTTGAAGAGGGTGATATTTGGCGGATGTGCCAAGTAAAAGATGCACCGATACAAGATTGGGTCAAATTAGCCGTTGCCCGTGCAAAGTTGTCTGATACCCCAGCGGTATTCTGGTTAGATGAATACCGTCCACATGAAGCTGAATTGATTAAAAAAGTTAAACTGTACCTGAAAGATCATGATTTGACCGGATTAGATATTCAAATAATGTCACAAACTAGAGCGATGCGTTATACGCTAGAGCGTATTTTACGTGGTGGGGATACCATCTCTGTTACGGGTAATATTCTGCGTGATTACTTAACCGATTTATTTCCGATCTTAGAGTTAGGTACAAGTGCCAAAATGTTATCCATAGTGCCATTAATGGCGGGTGGCGGTTTATTTGAAACAGGGGCAGGCGGATCAGCACCTAAGCATGTTAAGCAGCTAATAGAAGAAAATCATTTACGATGGGATTCTCTTGGTGAATTCTTGGCGATAAGTGCTTCTCTTGAAGATTTAGGTATCAAACAAGACAGCGCTAAAGCAAAACTACTGGCAAAAACATTAGATCAAGCAACTGCTGAGTTATTGGAAAATGGCAAATCTCCGTCTCGTAAAACCGGAGAGCTAGATAATCGTGGCAGTCACTTCTACTTAGCACTTTACTGGGCAAAAGCGTTGGCAGAGCAAACTGAGGATACTGAACTTCAACACCACTTTGCACCATTAGCTCAATCATTAACTGAAAATGAAGCCGCTATCGTCAGTGACTTAACAACAGATCAATGGCATTCCGTTGATATTGGTGGTTATTACAAAGCAGATGCTAAAAAGATTATTGAAATAATGCGACCGTCGAAATGCTTTAATGAGGTATTAGCAGCATTTAAATAA